AGAACCTGGGGGTGAAGAGAAGAAGGGACGAGGAAACCCTGTTTCTGTTCAGTTGTTCCCCCCAGAGCTGGTGAgtccttgggggtgggggggttggtgCTAAGAATAAAGGAACCGGGGGGCAGGAGAGCTGGAGAGGGGGTTGCCCCCTGACCCCTGCTTTCCCCgtcctgccccccaacccccgcagGTGGAGCACATCATCTCATTCCTCCCAGTCAGAGATGTGGTCGCTCTTGGCCAGACCTGCCACTACTTCCACCAAGTGTGCGATGCCGAGAGCATGTGGAGACGCATCTGTCACCGGCTCAGTCCTCGCCTTCGAGAGCAGGGTTCTGGGGTCCGACCCTGGAAGAGAGCTGCCATTCTGAACTGTACACCTTCCCCCAAAACCTCTagttctctctgcctctgtcctaCCTTATCCTGGGGTCCCTCCTGCTCCATAAAGTGGTCTGATGACCTCAGTATTCCCAGCCATCTTCCAGGACCCCTTTCTCTGCAAGAAACTTATTAGATTGAAACACACTTCAGCAAGGTCTTACTCCAAGTCTCTAGAGATGCTCTCAGATAGTGTCACCCAGAGCCCCCACTCCTTCTAGCATCGCTGCCAAGTTGCCCACCACATTCAAACACTTCCACATTTCGCCTTCAGACATCCTCCTCTCCCAACACCTGGAGTTTTCCCTCCTCTAAACCAGGATTTCTCAACCTGATCCCTAATAAAACTTGGGGACAAATAATTCTTTGAAGTTGGGTGAGGGGGCTGTCCTCTGCATTTGTGGGATGTTTACCAATTTCCCTCATCTCCACCCACTAGATACCAATAGCACCTCCCTGAGCTGTGACAGCCAATGTCTGTTGAGGGACAAAAATCACCCCCAGTCGAGAAATATGCTCTAACCTCCAATCCAATAACTTCATCTCACACACCAGAGTGAAGGGAGATCCAGGTAGCACATCCAGAGCTAGGGACAAGGGAGGGCTACCAGCTTTTCCCAGTCATtccttttcactcctctttctacttttctatgaATTCTTGTTAAGTCCTTTGATGTCTCCACTTCAATGCAAGTTTGGACCAAAGAAGTCCATACACTTAGCAGCATGTGTATGGCCCTGGGCTGAGGTCAGGCAGAGAATTTTAGTTCAGACATGGGGCGTAATTTCAGGTATCTTCTGAGCATTGCACAGGCCCTTTGAAAGGGGTCGTTCCCCTGgcatggggatggggaggagctAAACACCCATCCATTGAGAAACCTAGTTTGCCCAAGCTCTGATTCATCTCCCTTGTGCCTTCCTCAGCCTTTAaatttccctctctctgtcttctccagACACAAAGGGCCTGTATTTCCAGGCATTTGGGGGCCGCCGCCGCTGTCTCAGCAAGAGTGTAGCTCCCCAGCTAGCCCATGGCTACCGCCGCTTCCTGCCCACCAAGGACCACGTCTTCATTCTTGACTACGCAGGGACCCTCTTCTTCCTCAAAAATGCCCTGGTCTCCTCCACCCTTGGCCAGATCCAGTGGAAGCGGGCCTGCCGCTACATTGTGTTGTGTCGTGGAGCCAAGGACGTGAGTAACAGGACCCGGGCAGCCGAGACCCCATCTTTCCTCTGGGACCCCAGGGCCACACGAGTCCCGAGCTGGCATCCTCAGGACAGCGCCCTCCTATACCAGGAACCTGAAACCAAGTCCGCATTTCCCAGCCCCGCACCCACGTATCTCATCACCTACCCCCGGATCTAGCTGCCCCAGCCTCATCCCACTGCAAGGTTCTAGATCCCGGGCACCTTCTTCTTGTCCCACTGTTGTCTTTTCCTACAGTTTGCCTCCGACCCGAGATGTGACACAGTTTACCGCAAATACCTCTACGTGTTGGCCACTCGGGAGCAGCCGGGAGTGGTGGGCACGACCAGCAGCCGGGCCTGCGACTGTGTCGAGGTGTACCTGCAGTCCAGCGGGCAGCGGGTCTTCAAGATGACCTTCCACCACTCCATGAGCTTCAAGCAGATTGTGCTGGTTGGTCAGGAGACGCAGCGGGCCTTGCTGCTCCTCACAGGTGAGGCTTAAAGCAACTTGTTTACATATTATTTTCCTACAGAGTCTTCAGGACCCATAGCagaaggtggggggagaggggcaCCTCGTCCTGGTGTCGAACCAAGTATCTGCTTTGATCTTTCTGCTAGTCTAGGATTCTAGGTAACATGTCATAGGAATAAAGGGCCCTGCTGCAAAAATGGTTTGGAAACCACTGTTCTAGTGAACacctgatttatttttattttttttgctggtctgcatggcatgtggggggcttcccttgagctcagtcggtaaagaatatgcctgcagtgcagaagacccaggttcgatccctgggttgggaagatcctttggagaaggaaatggcaacccactgcagtatccttgcctggaaaatctcatggatagaggagcctggtggactgcagtccgtggggtcgcaaagagtcaggctcaactgagcaactaacacttccttactgatggcatgtgggatcttagttccccaaccagagaatGAACGTGGGGCCAAGGCAGTGAAAATGCCgggtcctgaccactggaccactagggaactccactactttatttttttggccacaccccatgCTTGTGGGATCGTAGTAACCCCAACTCGGGATTCAACCCACACcgcttgcattggaaggtggaaccttaaccactgaaccaccagggaagtccctgcactgatttttaaaattctaagcaTCCCAACCTCCACCAGGCACTGTACTTTATACCTGAACTACCCCCGTCTTTTTCTCAGTGTTCCCCAGATTTGACCACACTCCCGAGCCCCCAGACCTGAGACCTtctggacttcttttttttttttggccatgcctcacaACTTGTGAAGTTGAACCCGGGTACCCtgccatggaatcacagagtcctaaccaccagggaacactcccccctcccctctgcccttctGGACTTCTTAATGCTAGGCAGAGCCCTGAATCCCCAGACATCattcttcccaaccaggaatcaaattagATTCCACCAAATCCACCTGCTAGGTTTTCTCTCCACTTGTCCCTCACACTGAAGAACTCCCCTGGTTGATTTTCAGTGGTGAGAGCTGGAGGCCGGGGAACTTGAAGTCACCGCCCCCCCATCACCGCTCCTTGCTTCTTCTCTACACTTTTCCCTCCAGCCCACTCTAGGGCAGTAAATGTTTTGTCTTGTTAGGGCTTAGGGAGTCTCTTGAGAAGTCaatggagttccctggtggcctagtggttaggattcagcactttGGGTGTGGcgagcccaggttccatccctggtccaggaaccatCCGGCATGCCGCACAGCACGGcatcaacaaataaataacatttttatttaaaaagaagtcaaTGTGGCTATTGGAGGGTCCCTTCCCCCACACAGTTGTCTGCCTCCTTGTCCCCTCCCCCAGAAGAAGGAAAGATCTACTCTTTGGTCGTGAATGAGACCCAGCTGGATCAACCACGCTCCTACACGGTTCAGCTGGCCCTGAGAAAGGTGTCCCGTTGCCTTCCTCACCTGCGTGTGGCCTGCATGGCTTCCAACCAGAGCAGTACTCTCTACATCACAGGTAAGAAAGACAACTATCTTCCTGCTTCTCCAGACCCCAACCTTGGACAGACCTTCCAGATACAGAGCCCTCCCTTATCCTTATTCCAGCTCGGCAGGGGATCCATAGGGCATCCTAGTCAAAACAGGTGTTTAAGTTCCCAGACATCATAGCTGGTGCATTTCTAATGGGTGTGAGACTCCCCAGAACTTGCACCTTTCATCACAGGTAGGGCCCGATCCCTAGGACATGGGTGCCCAAAGCTGCTGAGCTGAGGGCTCCCGACCCCCCAGACCAGGGGGGAGTGTATTTTGAGGTGCATACCCCAGGGGTGTATCGTGATCTCTTTGGGACCCTTCAAGCGTTTGACCCCCTGGACCAGCAGATGCCGCTTGCACTCTCACTGCCTGCCAAGGTAGGATCCTCGGGAGGGCAGGGGCGGGCAGGGCAGACCAGGGGCGGGGGCGCTTAGGGGACTGCAAGGTACTGAAGGTCTGAACTATGAGCAGGAATCAAATGATTGATCAGGGATGGAAAGGGGACCTGTGAGAGGGGTGGCATGGAAGGCGCAACTGGAAGCGATCAGCTGGGGAGGGCAGGTCAGCAGTGGGGAGACTCTGGAGCTCAGAGTTCCTCCAAAGACAACTGAACACTCACTTTgcctttctgccttacttcataGATCCTATTCTGTGCTCTTGGCTACAATCACCTTGGCCTGGTGGATGAATTTGGCCGAATCTTTATGCAGGGAAATAATAGATATGGGCAGCTGGGAACAGGGGACAAAATGGACAGAGGGGAACCCACACAGGTGAGCATCCTGCCTCCCCCGTTTCCCTAATTCCCTGACCCCTGGATCTATCTCCACGCCTCTAATTTCCATAGAATCCACTacttaaaaaatactgtatttatttattcggctgcgctgggtcttagttgcagcgtgtgggatctttcaatcgaagcatgtgggatctagttccttgaccaggaatcaaacccaggccccctgcattgggagcacggagtcttgggcactggaccaccagggaagtcccagaatccACTTTCTAATCCCTAGGAAGTCAACCAGTTTGTAATGCTTGTGCTACTGTTGCGTGTCTCACCCGGGTTGGCACCACGAGGTGAACTTTGTGTGGCTCGTGCTGTTAGGGCAGTAGGAGTTTAGTGACATGAGGAGACCTGGGTGGGCTGAAGTAACTCGAGGAGCTAAGATGTGAGCATCTCAGTGGGTTAGAGAGGATTCGGTTGGGTACCGGGAAAGGCATCCTATGTAacggtggggggggcggggcggtgggGACACAGCTTGCGCATCCCTGGGAAGGTGGAAAGACTGACCTGACTGGAGCAGTGTTTTGGGATTCAGCAGCTACAAGGTGGTATTAAGGTGGTattgtgtttgttgctcagttgtgtctgactctttgcgaccctgtaatctgtagcctgccaggctcttctgtccatggaattctccaggcaagaatactgcacttagtagccattcccttctccaggggatcttcctgacccagggatcaaacctgggtctcctgcattgtaggctgattctttaccatctgagccaccagggaagccctataggtGGACACAAGCCTACAGAAGTGTTGCTTTGGGAAAGAGCAGTTGTGGGTTCTGGAGCAGGAGAAGACAACCCCCCTGGATGATTGAGACTGGGTCACCTTGCCAGAGGGCACAGTGAGAGGCCCCCCAGAAGCTGTTGAGGGACACTCAGGCTTGAGACAAGGGATTAGGACTGGCACAGTGGGAGCAGGAACAGAGAGGAATGGAGATGTGaggtgttttaaaagaaaatgaacagccTCTGGAAAGTAATTACATATGAGGGCAGCAGGGCAGGATATAGTTGGCCCTGGAAATGGACAGTATCACAAGTAAACACGTCAGTTGGAGAGGAATGCTGGTTTCGGGGGAGAAAGTgaatttagccttttttttttttcaatgaagagTAAAACACTGAAATAGAAACGTCTAGCTGATTCCAAGTTGGAACAAAGTTGAAACGACAAAAGTAGAGATAAGGGGAGCAAAGCTGCGTGGTAGCCACCATTGTGGGCAGAGGGATTGAAACTTGTCTCAGAGACACACCCTCAAATGGGTATACCCTCAAATCTCATGGGTACAGAAAGTTTCGCCCAGGAGGGGGTGATTAATAGTGACAGTGATAATGCAGGAATATACTCCCTGACATGGAAAGATGGTTGTgtcttttttttggcaggggtGCTGCATACATTATGCGGACTTCTCAggtgcttcagtggtaaagaatccgcctgcagtgcgggacaCGTGGGAAAtggcagtttccatccctgggttgggaagatcccctggaggaggaaatggcaacccactccaatattcttgcctgaaaaatcccatggacagaggagcctggtgggctacaatccatggggtcgcaagtgtTGGACACAAACAAGCATGCACGCACAGCACAGGTTGTGCAGGATCTGACCTGACCAGGGATTAGACCCAtctgccctgcagtggaagcacagaatcttaaccactgcaccaccagggaagtcccagttgtGCCAtacgttgtgtgtgtgtataaatacatatagatatatatggcatatctatctatctatctatagccgcatcaggtcttagttgcaaatCACAGGATCtttggtcttcattgcagcatggaggatctttagttgcagcatgtggcatctagttccctgaccagggatccaacccgcccctgcattgggaatgcagagtcttagccactggaccaccagggaagttcccatacttttaagagaaaaaaaaaaatcaagaaatggttTACACAGCACAAtcccatttttgtttaaaaatatacagcttgtgtatgtatatttatagagGCAACACTGAGGAAGAATGCCCAGCAAGAGGTTAATAAGAGGCGGTGGGGCTTCTCGCagtgataatattttataatttttcctatAAACTTTCCTATAGTGGCCATAAATTATGTATCTACATTATCACAATTTAAAGCGCTCAGCCTCAGGAGCGAGCATGCAGGAGAGGCCCTGGGATTTGCCTGCTGGGAGGTCCAGTGCCTTAGGAGAGAAGTCCCAGCATAGTAGGAAGTCAGATCACAGAAGGTTCAGGTGAGACCTGCTGTGCAAAGAACAAGAAGAGGCCCACCTCAGACTGATTATATAGCCAGTCTTGCTGCCTAAAACAGAGGTCAGAAGCAGCAGGAGTCGGGTGGAAGTGTTTTTCCAGAACAGTGTGGCCATTTTGAAAGGTAATGATATGACAGACTGAAAATGCtagagatggaaggaaggagtcCGTGGAAGGCAGCCCTTCCTGGAATGGCACAGGGATAGAGAGGCTCTTTCTTCCCCCTCGAGGCTGGAAGGCAGAACAGAGACTGGATAGGCGAAGGCCTGGGGGTGAGACCAGGATGCAGACAGCAGGCCCTGGCCTTGGGCAGGAAGCCTGTTTTCCAGGGAGCGGAGAGGAGGAAGCAACAGCTGTGCTAGCGCTTCTGTGCTCAGACTGGGGCTGCCGGAGAACCTAGGAGGAGCCATGCTGCCTGTCCGGGGACGGGGAGGCTGTTCTCCGGcccgtctcctccctcccctcgtTTCCCTAGACTGCCCTGAGCCCTTCTGTCACCCTAGCCCTTGGCGTCCCCCACTTAGGGACCACCCCCTGTGCCCTCAGGTCCATTATCTCCAGCGCCCCATCGCCCTGTGGTGCGGCCTCAACCACTCCCTGGTGCTGAGCCAGGGCTCGGACTTCAGCAAGGAGCTGCTGGGTTGTGGCTGCGGGGCCGGAGGCCGCCTCCCCGGCTGGCCTAAGGGCAGCGCCTCTTTCGTCAAGCTCCACATCAAGGTCAGAGCCCAGGTTCCGACAAGTGGGCAAGAGGGGAGGGCAGGAGCCATCAGGCCCAGAGGGACTGGAGCTGGGGAtcccaccaggacccagggaccccacttCCCAGCACCGCCCACTTCCCTTTCCAGCAGTGTACCATGGTTCCTGGCTCTCCCCCTGAGCTGATCCTGCTGGCCCTCTCTGACCTCACACGACCCTGGGGCTCAGCCAGCCAGCTCACTTGCTGGCTCCGGGCTGGTCTGAGTGGGAGGAACACAACAGCTGGGGCTTCCAGGGAACCCCGTCCTGGGCACCCCCCCCACCTGCTCAGCCACGCCCTATCTCCTCTCCCCCAGGTCCCTTTGTGCGCCTGCTCTCTCTGCTCCACCAGAGAGTGCCTCTACATGCTGTCCAGCCACGACATTGAGCACCACCCAGCCTACCGGGACCTACCAGCCAGCAAGGCAGTGGGGACCCCTGAGCCCAGCCTGGGGGCTGGAGCACCCCAGGACCCTGGTGGGGTGGCCTGGGCCTGTGAGGAGTACCTCAGCCAGATCCACAACTGCCCCACACTGCAGGACCGCATGGAGAAGATGAAGGAGATCGTGGGCTGGATGCCCTTGATGGCGGCACAGAAGGATTTCTTTTGGGAGGCGCTGGATATGCTGCAGAGGGCTGCTGGAGGGGCTGGCCaaggccccccaccccctgaAAGCTGACCCCTCCTCTCCTAGTCTCACCCCCTGGAGGGAGAGTGTGGCCTGGGCCAGGGGCTAAGGAGAGCTGGAGTGGTAGCAACAAACATGGTGTGCGCACGCGCGTGGGGAGGGGATGCAGGGGGGTGGGGCCTGCTAGACATGCCAGGGTGGGCAGGGAATGGTTTTGTAAGATGTTCAGGGGGCTGCCCAGGAGGGGCCCCCAACCTGACTATCATGGACGAAAGATTTGATTGACAAATAGAATAAAAGGCTGAATCCAGGCCTGGTTTGGAACCCTGGGGCCTGGGAggaacct
This portion of the Bos indicus x Bos taurus breed Angus x Brahman F1 hybrid chromosome 25, Bos_hybrid_MaternalHap_v2.0, whole genome shotgun sequence genome encodes:
- the FBXO24 gene encoding F-box only protein 24, whose protein sequence is MGGRGARRDEGRSREGAVRMVRRSRSRKLQKLTGLCRREEGLRVKRSCPSCGPSEPGGEEKKGRGNPVSVQLFPPELVEHIISFLPVRDVVALGQTCHYFHQVCDAESMWRRICHRLSPRLREQGSGVRPWKRAAILNYTKGLYFQAFGGRRRCLSKSVAPQLAHGYRRFLPTKDHVFILDYAGTLFFLKNALVSSTLGQIQWKRACRYIVLCRGAKDFASDPRCDTVYRKYLYVLATREQPGVVGTTSSRACDCVEVYLQSSGQRVFKMTFHHSMSFKQIVLVGQETQRALLLLTEEGKIYSLVVNETQLDQPRSYTVQLALRKVSRCLPHLRVACMASNQSSTLYITDQGGVYFEVHTPGVYRDLFGTLQAFDPLDQQMPLALSLPAKILFCALGYNHLGLVDEFGRIFMQGNNRYGQLGTGDKMDRGEPTQVHYLQRPIALWCGLNHSLVLSQGSDFSKELLGCGCGAGGRLPGWPKGSASFVKLHIKVPLCACSLCSTRECLYMLSSHDIEHHPAYRDLPASKAVGTPEPSLGAGAPQDPGGVAWACEEYLSQIHNCPTLQDRMEKMKEIVGWMPLMAAQKDFFWEALDMLQRAAGGAGQGPPPPES